From the Mycobacterium sp. 155 genome, the window GTCCGTTGGAGCGCGACGGGTTTGCACCCGCGGCTGGGTGAACACCAGACCTTCGCGCTGCGTGCCGACCAGCCCCGCCGCGCGTCGGTCAACGAACGAGGCGGCACCGACGTACTGGTTCCGGGCTACCTGTACCACTATGGGCTGGATGCACGGGCGGCCGGTGTGGCGCTGATGTCGACGTCCAAGGCGGTTGCCGACGCGCTGCGCCCGTTCGATCCGACGATGGATGCCCAGCAGCTGGCCGAGCAGGCCAGCTCGTCGGCCCAGCCGCTGAGCTTGATCACGCTCCGGCAGTCCGATCATGACCATGTGGGCCCGGCCATCGACGCGCTGCCCGGAGTCGTGGTCACGCCGCAGGACGAGATGTTGCCCACTGATGAGACGTTCGCGCCCGCGGTCGTCAACGAGATCAAGAAGGCAGTGGTCGACGACCTTGACGGGCAGGCCGGCTGGCGGGTCGTCACCGTCAACCAGAACGGCGTCGACGTCGACGTCCTCAACGAGGTGCCCGGCAACCCGGCGCCGTCGGTCACCATCAGCCTCGACCGGGCCGTGCAGAACGCCGCCCAGAACGCCGTGAACACCACCGGGCGCAAGGCGATGATCGTCGCGATCAAACCGTCCACCGGGGAGATCCTGGCCGTCGCGCAGAACGGCGCCGCCGACGTCGACGGACCGATCGCGACCACAGGCCTGTTTCCGCCAGGTTCGACCTTCAAGATCATCACCGCGGGCGGTGCGATCGAACGCGATATGGCCAACCCGAACACGCTGCTGGGGTGCCCCGGCACGCTGGAGATCGGCCACCGAATCGTCACCAACTACGACGCGTTCGACCTCGGCGTGGTGCCGATGTCGCGGGCCTTCGCCAATTCCTGCAACACCACGTTCGCCGAGCTGGCGAGCAAGATGCCGCCACGGGCACTGAACGAGGCGGCCGCGCAATACGGCATCGGCCCCGACTACCACGTCGACGGCATCACCACGGTCTCCGGCTCGGTGCCGCCGACTGTCAGCCTCGCCGAACGCACGGAGGATGGGTTCGGTCAGGGCAAGGTGCTGGTCAGCCCCTTCGGAATGGCGCTGGCCGCCGCGACCGTGGCCGCGGGCAAGACGCCGGTGCCGCAGCTGATCGAGGGGCACCAGACAACCATCGACGGCGCCGGCACGCCGATCACGCAGAAGATGGTCGACGGCTTGCGGCCGATGATGCAGTTGGTGGTGACCAACGGCACGGCCAAGGACATCAACGGATTCGGCGATGTGCGCGGCAAGACCGGTGAAGCCGAGTACGACGGCGGCTCACACGCATGGTTCGCCGGCTACCGCGGGGATCTGGCGTTCGCGGCGCTGATCGTGGGCGGTGGTAGCTCGGAGTATGCGGTGCGGATGTGCAAGACGATGTTCCAGGGATTGCCGCCGGACTACCTGGCGTGATCTGCGGTACCTGCGGTAGCGCCAATCCCGGTAGCCTGGACAGGTCATGACCGGGATCAATGAGCAATCGGTGGAGCTGCGTGTCTCGGACGCGGACCGCAATGGCACGTTGCGGCGGCTGCACAACGCCGTCGCGCTCGGTTTGATCGCGATCGACGAATTCGAGGAGCGTTCGGCTCTGGTGTCGCGGGCGCGGCTGCAGGCTGACCTCGACGCGCTGGTGGGGGATCTGCCCGGGCCGGGAGCGGTCGTGACGTCGGCGGCCGACCGGGTCGAGCTGCGCGGCGTCATGGGTTCGCTCAAACGGCACGGCGAGTGGACCGTGCCGACGCGTCTGGCGCTGGTGCGGCGCATGGGTTCGGTCGAACTGGATCTCACCCGGGCTCGGTTCGCCGGACCGATGGTGGTCGTCGAGCTCGACTTGAAGTTCGGCTCACTGGAGATGCGGTTGCCCGAGGGGGCGAGTGCGTCGATCGACGACGTAGAGGTGATCGTCGGCAGTGCCGCCGATCATCGGCGCGACGCACCCGCCGACGGAACCCCGCACGTCATCCTCACCGGCCGCGTGATGTGCGGCTCGGTCGACATCCGTGGCCCACGCAAGAGCTGGTTCGGTCGCGGCACGCACAGCTAGCGCGGGCCGAGCACCGCCGACCTCAGGACGCCCTCCTGCCGGACGGGTCCACTGGTCGCCCGGCGAGTACGGCCGCTCGGTACCCTGACCGGTATGTCTGTACGTTCTGCCTTGCGCCCCGGCGTGCTCTCACCGACCCTGCCGGTGCCCAAGTCGATTCCGCGTCCTGAGTACGCATGGAAGCCGACAGTCCAGGAGGGGAGCGAACCCTGGGTGCAGACGCCCGAGGTGATCGAGAAGATGCGGGTCGCCGGTCGTATCGCGGCCCAGGCCCTGGCCGAGGCGGGCAAGGCCGTCGCTCCCGGCGTGACCACCGACGAACTCGACCGGATCGCCCACGAGTACATGATCGACCACGGTGCTTACCCGTCGACGTTGGGCTACAAGGCATTTCCCAAGTCCTGCTGCACGTCGCTGAACGAGATCATCTGCCACGGCATCCCGGATTCGACCGTGATCGAGGACGGTGACATCGTCAACATCGACGTCACCGCCTATATCGACGGGGTGCATGGGGACACCAACGCGACGTTCCTGGCCGGCGACGTCTCCGAAGAACATCGGCTGCTTGTCGAGCGCACTCATGAGGCCACCATGCGGGCCATCAAGGCCGTCAAACCGGGCCGCGCGCTGTCGATCGTCGGGCGCGTGATCGAGTCATACGCAAACCGGTTCGGCTACAACGTGGTTCGCGATTTCACGGGGCACGGCATCGGCACCACGTTCCACAACGGTCTGGTGGTGCTGCACTACGACCAGCCGGCCGTGCAGTCTGTGCTCGAACCGGGCATGACCTTCACCATCGAACCCATGATCAACCTCGGTGGCCTGGACTACGAGATCTGGGACGACACCTGGACCGTGGCTACCAAGGACGGTAAGTGGACCGCGCAGTTCGAGCACACTCTGGTAGTCACCGAGGACGGTGCCGACATTCTCACCTTGCCGTGACGCTTCTCCCGCGAGCAGACACTGAGGTCCCCTTTTCCTCGGCGTGTCGGGGACTTTCACGTCTCAGTGTCATTGTGAGGGTGCTGTGTTGCGGTGTGTCGAGGTGACAGACCCCGCGTGCGGTGGTTGGTTCCGGATCATCTGGTGTCTGGCTCATTTCGCGTCTGCCGCCCCTTTTTTGGGGGGTTGGCGTTGAGCAGTAGTGCCGGCACCAGATGAGAAGGACCGGACGGCGTGACTTGATAGGAGCGTGGCATCGCCCCGACTGAGAAGTGTCCGCCGCCCGGCCCAACCTCAATACACCCCCTCTTCATGACTGAAGGAGGCAACCACCATGGTTGTTGTTGGAGCCGATGTACACAAGCGCAGCCACACCTTTGTCGCGGTCAACGAGGTTGGACGCAAGCTCGGCGAGAAGACCGTCAAGGCCACCACCGCCGGGCACCACACGGCCATCACGTGGGCGCGCGAGCAGTTCGGCACCGAGCTGATCTGGGGCATCGAGGACTGCCGCAACATGTCCGCGCGCCTGGAACGTGACCTGCTGGGCGCCGGGCAAAAAGTGGTCCGGGTGCCCACCAAGCTGATGGCCCAGACCCGCAAGTCCGCGCGGGTGAGGGGCAAGTCCGATCCGATCGATGCGCTCGCGGTGGCCCGGGCGGTGCTGCGGGANCCCGNCCTGCCGGTGGCGTCTCATGACGAGACGTCGCGGGAGTTCAAACTGTTGACCGATCGCCGTGATGTCCTTGTAGCACAACGTACCTCGGCGATCAACCGGTTGCTCTGGCATGCCCATGACCTCGATCCCGAGCGGGCCGCCGCGGTGGGCTCACTCAGTGCCGTCAAGCAGCAGCAGACGCTCATGGCCTGGCTGACGGAGCTGCCGGGTCTGGTCGCCGAAATTGCCCGCGCAGAGCTGACCGACATCATCCGACTCACCAGCGAGATCAACGCCTTAGCCAAGCGTTTGGCGGCCAGCGCGCACCGGTCCGCCCCGGCGCTGCTGGAGATCCCCGGCTGCGCGGAGCTGACTGCGGCCAAGATCGTCGGCGAAGCCGCCGGCGTCACCCGGTTCACCAGTGAGGCGGCGTTCGCCTGTCACGCCGGAGTCGCGCCCATCCCGGCGTGGTCGGGGGCCAGCGCCGGGCAGATGCGGCTCAGCCGCGCCGGTAACCGTCAACTCAACACTGCCCTCCACCGCATCGCCGTCACCCAGATCCGCATGACCGGCAGCGCCGGGCAGATCTACTACCACAAGCTGGTCGATGCCGGGAAAACCAAAGCCGCCGCCCGGCGCTGCGTCAAACGCCGCATCGCCCGCCGCGTCTACCAAGCCCTCCGCCGCGACGCCGGCCACCCCGACCACCAAACCCCCAGTCAGCCGCCACAATCAGCAGCGGCTTGACATAGGAGCTATTGCTCGCCATCTTTCCAGAACTGGATTCTCGATCTGTAGGTCTCGCGCCGCTATCCCGTCGGACAGGTCCCGGCCGCCTCGCGCAGCACCGCAGCCGAAGGCGCATCGACGGGTAATCCGTAACCACGCAGTACCGCGACGAATGCCACGGCGTACTGGCACCAGAACGCGTGGTTGGGCGGCATCCAATGGGCCGGTTCCTGGTCGCTCTTGTCCTGGTTGGCCCGTCCCTGCACAGCCAGCAGGTTGGCCGGGTCGTTGGCGAACCGCAACCGCATGTCGTCGGTCCAGTCGCGGGCGCCCAGATCCCAGGCCAGTGCCAACGGCACGATGTGGTCGATCTGGACCGAGGCACCGACCTGGTTGCCACGGACGAAAGCCACGACGGAGTTGGTGTAGGGATCGTGGAGGGTACCGGTCGCGACAGCGGTGGGGCACCGCTTGATCGCGACGTACGTCTTGTCGGCGAGATCGCGGTTGAGGATGTCGTTGCGGGTGTCGCAGCCGTTGTGCCCACCGGGCGCACCGTTGTCGTCGTCCCAGGCCTCGCCGAACGCCGCGCGGCGATAGTCGTTGCCGCGCAGCCGAACCGGAATCTCAGGGATTCCGCCCAGCACATCGATTCCTGCCGCGAGGGTCGGCGTGCCGGCTTCTGCGACGAACCGGCTGGATCTCTGCGCAGACTGCGTCACCTGAACGGCGACGATGACCGTCAATGCCACCGCGACCGCCAGCCACGCCAGCCGGTTCATGATTTGTCCAGGTACTCGACCCGGTCAGTCTCCACGAACTGGGCCGCCAGCAGGCCCATCCCGGCGTTGTTCGGGTCTTGCTCATAGAACGATTCGCAGTATTCCCGGGCATCGGTGATCACCTCCAGATGCTCGCGCAGCGACAGGAAGCGCAGATTGATGGTCCGCCCGGACTGGTTGAGCCCTAAGACATCTCCTTCACGACGTTCGTCGAGGTCGAGATCGGCGAGGGCGAAACCGTCGAGTGTGGCCGCGACGGCCTTGATCCGCTCCCCCGCTTTGGAGGATTCCGGCAGCCGGGTGGCCAGTAGGCACAGGCTCGGGTGCTGGCCGCGGCCTATCCGGCCGCGGAGCTGATGCAGCTGACTGATGCCGAACCGGTCGGCGTCCATCACCACCATCACCGTGGCGTTGGGCACGTCGACACCGACCTCGATCACAGTGGTGCACACCAGGACGTCGAGTTCGCCGGCCCGGAAAGCCGACATCACCGCATCTTTCTCGTCGCCGGGCAGCCGACCGTGCATGAGACCCAGGCGCAGCCCCGACAGTGGACCGCGCTGCAGCCCGTCGAACAGATCGATAACGGTGACCGGGGGCGGACCAGCCTGCCTGCCGTCTTTTGACTCCTTGGTGTCCTTGTCGGATTCGTCGATGCGTGACGCCACCACATAGGCCTGGCGACCGGCGGCGACCTCCTCGCGGATCCGCGCCCACGCGCGATCCAGCCATGCCGGCTTCTGTGACACGAAAATGGTGTTGCTGGTGATGGGTTGACGACCGCGGGGCAGTTCACGCAGTGTCGACGTTTCCAGATCGCCGTACACGGTGAGCGCGACGGTGCGCGGGATCGGGGTGGCCGTCATCACCAGCAGGTGCGGGGTATAACCCTCACGGGCCTTGGCGCGCAACGTGTCCCGCTGTTCCACGCCGAACCGGTGCTGTTCGTCGACCACCACCATGCCGAGGTTCGCGAATTCCACCGCGTCCTGCAGCAAGGCATGGGTGCCGATCACGATGCCGGCCGCGCCGGAGACGACCTCCTCGCGCACCTGTCGCTTCTGCGCCGCCGACATCGATCCGGTCAGCAACGCCACCCGGGTACCGTGCTCGGCGCCGCCGAGCTCGCCAGCCATCGCCAGCGGCCCCAGTGCCTCGCGCACGGACCGGGCATGTTGGGCGGCAAGCACTTCCGTGGGAGCCAGCAGTGCGCACTGATAGCCGGCATCGACCATCTGCAGCATCGCCAACAGCGACACGATGGTCTTGCCGGAGCCGACCTCACCCTGCAGCATCCGGTTCATCGGGCGGGTCGAGGCCAGTTCGGCCGACACCACGTCGAGCACCTCACGCTGGCCCACCGTCAGCTCGAACGGCAGCGTCCGCAACAACTCGGCGGCGAGTCCATCATCGGTCCACGGCGCCTGCATACCCGACTCGCTCAATTCGCCGTGGCGCCGGGCCACCAGGCCCCATTGCAGCCCGATCGCCTCGTCATAGGTCAGCCGTTCGGCGGCCCGGTCGCGCTGCGTCGCGTTCTCGGCCAGGTGAATGGCCCGCAGCGCCTCGTCTTCGGACATCAGATTCCGTTGTCGGACAAAAGATTCCGGCAGGGGGTCGGGTACCGGGTCGAGGACGTCGAGCACCTGGCGCACGCAGGAGTAGATATCCCAGCTCTGCACCTTGGCGCACGCCGGATAGATCGGGAAGAACTCTCGCTCGAAGGCGGCCAGCATGTCATCGCCGCTGGCCCCGGAAGCCGTCGCGATGGTTTTCAACGACTTGGTACCGAACTGCTTACCCGACGGTGAGTCGAGCACCAGGAACGCCGGATGGTCCAGCTGCAGGGTGTTGCGGAAGTACTTGACCTCACCGGAGAGCATCAGCCTGGTGTCGACCGGAAGCTTGTCCATCATCCACCCCGCATTGAAAAACGTTGCGGTGACGGCCGGCCGGTGCTTGCCGAGCGTGACACGCAGCCACTTGCGGGTCTTCTGCCGCCCGGTCTTCTTGTCGAAGACCGGCTTCATGGTCCCTTCTTTGGTCTCGGTGACGACCTCGATGAAGGTGACGTGTTCACCCTCTTCCAGATCGAGGGCCTCACCTTCACCGCGGACCGTCATACCGTCGCTGTACTTGCGGGGATAGTGCCGGAGCAGATCGTTGACGGTACGGATACCGAAGTGCTCCTCGAGCGGCTTGGCCGACTTGGCTCCGATCACCAGGTCGAGCCGGTCGGAGAGGCCGGCCACTACTCGACTCCGATCAGCAGGGCATCGCCGCGGTGTCCGGTGTGGTAGGTCACCAACTCGGCCCCGAGATGCTTGCTGTGCACGTGCTCCTGCAGTGCTCGGCCCACGTCGCAGGTGACTCCGTCGCCGGTCAACACTGTGATGAGCTCACCGCCGGCCATCAGTAGCAGATCGATGAGCCCGGCGGCCGCGGCCGTGATGTCTGGGCCGACGATCAGCACTTCGTCGCCGGCAATGCCGAGTCCGTCTCCGGGCTTGCAGGTACCGGCCCAGGTCAGGGCCTCCTCAGTGGCTACCCGCACGGCGCCGTGCCGCATCCCCGCGGCCGCGCGGGCCATGGCGTAACCGTCGTCGACGGCCTGACGAGCACCGTCGTGGACAGCCAGCGCAACTAGCCCCTGCACCATGGAGGCGGTCGGCACCGGCACCACGTCGATACCCCAGCCAATGGCTGCTGTACAGCCCGCAACAAGCTCCTCGGCAGCGACGTACCCGTTGGGCAGCACCATCACCTGTGCGGCCCCGGTGTCGACGAGAGCCCGCAGCAGCTGCTTGGCGCTGATCGGCTCAGCGTCCCGGGACCGCAATATCGCCGCCCCCTCACCGGCGAACAGCTCGGCACCACCGTCACCGTCGACCACCGCCAGCACCGCCCGCTCCCGCGACCAGCCAGCGGCGGGGATCGCCCCGACACCGCCCAGCAGTGCCGTGATCTGGATACGGCTGAGCGTCCCGACCGCCAACCCCGCCTCGACGGCCGCTCCGGCATCGTCGACGTGGACGTGGACCGAGTACTCGGTACCTCCGAAAGTGGCGATGGTCACCGACTCGCCCAATTGCTCCAGCCCGGCGCGCAGCTCTTCGACGGCGCCGGAGCCGCATCCGCTGAGCAGATACATCACCTCGAACTGTGGCGGGGCCGCGGTGGCGGTGACGGTGCGAGTCGGTTGAGCCGATGGTTGATACGCCGGCCGGTGCGGCGCGCATCCCGCGATCGTGGACGTCATCGCGTCCAGCAGGACCAGCAGACCGCGGCCACCGGAATCGACCACGCCGGCCTCGGCAAGCACGTCGAGCTGATGTGGCGTCCGGTCCAGCGCCGCGGCGGCGGCTTCTGCTGCGGCCACGCTGACCGCGGCGATATCGGCTCCGTCGGCGGCGCAGTGCTCGGCGGCGCCCGCGGCCGCCTGCAGAACCGAGACGATGGTGCCCGAGACCGGCTCGTCCATGGATGCGACCACGAGTGCGACGGCGTGTCGCAGGGCCGCGCCAAACAGCACACCGTCGATATCGGCCAGATCCCCGGCGCGCTGTACCGCGGCGGACGCAATCACCTCGGCAACCGCCGACAAGATCTGCGAGAGGATCACCCCGGAGTTTCCGCGTGCTCCCTGCAGCGCGCCCGCAGCCAGCGCGGCTGCCACCTGCGCAACGTCGCCGGCCGGTTCCGCATCCACTTGCACCCACGCCGAACGCATCGTGAACAGCATGTTTGTGCCGGTATCGGCGTCGGGCACCGGGAACACATTGAGCCGGTTGATCTCGTCTGTGTGCGCAATCAGGTCTTCGACGGCAGTGTGCGCCCACGCCCGCAGAGCGGAGGCATCGAGCCGGCGAGCAGCCATCGAACCCCCTCCAATCCCGAGCCGTTCCAGCCGAGAACAGGCACCGCGCGGCGTGGCCGCTGTGCGCGTCAGCCTAGCCAGTGCCAGCGACAATGCTGATCAGAGCACCGGGCCCTGTGCACAACCTGACATGCTGTTGATCGACGATTTTGGCGATACCCTGGCCGGCCGGTATTCTGATCGGGTTGTCGGGTCGAGCCGCGTTGATTTGCGGTGACCAGGCCCAGACCCCCAAGTACTGATTTCGAGGAGTTGTTGATATGGCTGCCGTGTGCGATATCTGCGGGAAGGCGCCGGGATTCGGCAAGTCGGTGTCGCATTCGCATCGGCGGACCAGCCGGCGCTGGGATCCGAACATCCAGTCGGTGCGTGCTGTGGCGCGCCCGGGCGGCAACAAGCAGCGCGTGAACGCCTGCACCTCCTGCATCAAGGCCGGCAAGGTCTCGCGCGGCTGAGCGCTTGCGCGAAGACGAGAACCGGCACGGCTGAGCTGGTTAGCCAGTAGCGCTGGCGTCGTCGGCTGATCGTGGGGCCGGCAGGGTACTTGAGTTCTCATCGCTTGTTTGTCCGACTCCTGTACGGATGCGCCTGTACGTTAGCGCTGGCTTCGGCGTTGATGGCCTGCGGGGGCAGCAAGTCCGGCGATCAACGGCCAACGGGTCTACCACGCGGGAGACCTCGGGCACCCGCCCTGTCGCCGAGCCGACCTAGCAGACGACAGTATCGCTGACGCCAACGGTCGTTCCGGAAGAAACCACCCCGGGCGACGGGAACGGCACCATCGTGATTCCGTCGCGGTCCGTCACTCCTGCACCTCCGACGATTCCTGGGTCGCCCGGAACGCCATGAGCAAGAATGCCTTCAGGGCAGCCGCCAGTCGATCGGCTCGGCACCCTTCTGCTGCAGCAGTTCGTTCGCGCGGCTGAACGGCCGAGATCCGAAGAATCCGCGCGATGCCGACAACGGTGATGGGTGCGGGGACTCGATGGTCGCGCAATCACCTTCGGCCAGCATCGGTTTCAGGGTCGACGCATCGCGCCCCCACAACACCGCCACCATCGGCTGCTGCCGAGCCACCAATGCCCGGATCGCGCATTCCGTGACCGCTTCCCATCCCTTGCCCCGATGCGACGCCGGGGTGCCAGGCCGCACGGTGAGCACTCTGTTGAGCAGCAGCACGCCCCGCTGCGCCCACGGTGTCAGATCACCGGTACTGGGCTGGGGGTAACCGAGATCCTCGGTGTACTCGGTAAAGATGTTGGCCAGGCTGCGCGGCAGCGGCCGCACGTCGGGGGCAACTGAGAAACTCAGGCCCACCGCATGCCCGGGCGTCGGGTAAGGGTCCTGTCCCACAATCAGCACCCGCACCTGGTCGAATGGAAAACTGAAGGCGCGCAGGACATTCTGCCCGGCCGGCAGATAACGTCTGCCGAAGCTGAGTTCTTCGCGAAGAAACTCCCCCATCTGCGCCACCTGCGGGCCTACCGGCTCAAGAGCCCGCGCCCAGCCTGCCTCGACAAGTTCACTCAGAGGCCGTGCCGTTGTCGAACTGCTCGCGTCCGCCGTCATCATTTGGCTCCTCGCGTCCGCCGTCATCATTGGCTCCTCGCGTCCGCCGTCATCATTGGCTCCTCGCGTCCGCCGTCATCATTGGCTCCTCGCGTCCGCCGTCACAAAAACCAACTTAGCGTGAGCCGTTAATCGAACGACTGCCATCCCGGTTTTCCCGCCCACGCGTCACCGTCGACCAGGACACGCGCCGGACCGTCGATCACCCGGCCGATCACCCGCCACCCGTCCGGCACAGATCCGGCGAAGGTCGCCACCAGCGCATGGTCCTCGCCACCGCCGAGCACCCACTCCAACGGGTCGGCACCGATGACCGACGCAGCGGCGGCAACCGCGGCGCAGTCGGCGGCGAGCGCGTCGGCGCACAGGTCGATGACGACCCCCGAAGCCGTGGCGATGTGGCCGAGATCGGCGAGCAACCCGTCGGACACATCGGTCATCGAGGTGGCACCGGCGCGGGCTGCGACCGCCCCTTGACCGTACGGCGGCACAGGCACCAAATGCCGTCGCCGCAACTCTGGGTACTGATCAATACCGTTGTGCCACAGTGCATATCCCGCCGCCGATTGCCCCAGCTCGCCGACCACCGCGACGGTGTCACCGGCGCGGGCGGTACTGCGCAGCACCGGGGACCGACCTTCGAGATCACCTAGGACCGTGACCGATATAACCCACAACGGAGCCCGCACCAAATCACCGCCGACGATGCCCGCACCGAGCCGGTGTGCTTCGTCCCACATCCCGTCGGCGAGTTCGACAGCCGCCGTGCTGGCGGTGTCGGCGGGTGCGCCGAACGCGACGACAAACGCCGTGGCCCGTGCACCCATGGCTTCGATGTCGGCGGCGTTCTGCGCGATGGCCTTGCGCCCGATATCGTGTGGCGCCGACCAGTCCAGCCGGAAATGACGGTCCTGCACCAACATGTCGACCGATACTGCGGTGCGGCCGTCATCGGCGCGCACCACCGCGGCGTCATCGCCGGGTCCCAGCGCCACCGTCGCGGGCTGTTCCCGCCCCGCCACCAACCGGTCGATGACGGTGAACTCGCCTACCCCCGCGAGAGTGTCCGGACTATTCTCGCCGGCCATATCGCCTCCTGCTGGTCGCCGCTGTGCCCTGAAACACCGGGCGGCCCTGCGGTACGTTTGGTGCCTGCGGCGACTGAGTCTATGCATGGATACGGAGGAGACAGCGGGTGGTAGAGGCTTACATGCTGATCCAAACCGAGGTGGGTCGCGCCGAGGTCGTCGCCAAGCATCTCGCGACGCTCCCCGGCGTGCAGTCGGCGGAGTACGTCACCGGACCCTACGACGTGGTGCTGCGTGTCGGCGCGGCCACGTTGGCCGCCTTGCAGTCCGACGTGGTCCCGAATGTACAGCAGGTCGCCGGAATCACCCGGACCCTGACCTGCCCGATCGCCGACGGAGCACAGCCATAGAGTTGGCGGCGTGACCGACCAGCAGACCAACGATGGCCCACCCCGTACCCTGCTCATCGCAGCAGTTGTGGTGGCGGTGTCGGTGTTGATCACCGTGCTCGGGATCGCAGCGGCACATCAGCGTTCCCCGGAACACCCGCCGGTGGCGATCTCCTCGGTCCCGGCTCCGCAGGCCAACAGCCCCGAATGCAGCGCCCTGCTCGACGGCCTACCCGAACAGCTGGGCGACTTCCTGCGTGCGCCGACCGTCGACCCCACTCCGGTGGGCACGGCGGCGTGGCAAGGCGAGTCAGGCACCGAACCGGTCGTCCTGCGGTGCGGGTTGGAACGGCCCGGCGACTTCATCGTCGGCGCTCCAGTGCAGATGGTCGATGACGTGCAGTGGTTCCGGGTGAGCGACGAAGGCGCGGCACCCGGCGCCGCCGCTGCGGGCACACCGGATCAGGCGAGGAGCACGTGGTACGCGGTGGACCGAGCGGTCTACGTGGCGCTGACCCTGCCCGCAGGTTCCGGGCCGACGCCCATTCAGCTGATCTCGGCGCAGATCACTCGAACCATGCCGGTCCGGCCGCCGGATCCGGGGCCGTTGCGCTGAGTCGATTCGCTTCGCTCCTCACGTGCGCTAGCGCAGGCCGGTTCCGCGGGCAAGCGCCGTCTCGACCATGGCCGCCAGCAGGGTCGGATAGTTCACCCCACTGGCCGCCCACATCCGCGGGAACATCGAGATGGTGGTGAATCCGGGCATGGTGTTGATCTCGTTGATCACCGGCCCGTCGTTGGTGAGGAAGAAGTCCACGCGCGCGAGTCCCTGGCCATCGAGCGCGGTGAACGCGCGTACGGCGAGACGGCGGATCTCCTCGGCGATGTCGTCATCGAGCTTGGCCGGCACATCCAGTTCGGCGGCGTCGACGAGATATTTGGTGGCGAAGTCGTAGAAGCCGTCTTCACGACCGCGCACGCCGGCCACCCGGATCTCCCCCACGGTGCTGGCTTCCACAGAGCCATCAGGGAATTCGAGGACACCACATTCCAGTTCCCGCCCCGGGATCGCGGCCTCGACGATGACCTTCGGGTCATGGCGGCGAGCCAGCTCGATCGCTGCGGGTAGCTCGTCCCACGTAGTCACGCGGCTGACACCGATCGAGGATCCACCGCGGGACGGCTTGACGAACACTGGCAGCCCCAGCCGCTCGCGTTGCTCCAGATCTATAGTGGCGTCCTTGGGCCGCAGCACGGCATGGTCGCCGATGGGCAGCCCCTCGGCCGCAAGCAGTTTCTTGGTGAATTCCTTGTCCATCCCGGCCGCGCTGGAGAACACCCCGGAGCCGACATAGGGCACCCCGGCCAGCTCGAGCAGACCCTGGATGGTGCCGTCCTCGCCGTAGGGCCCGTGCAGTACGGGGAACACCACGTCGACGGCGGCCAGCACCCGCCCCGGACCAGAGCCCAGCGACAGCAGCTGGCCGCTGCGGCACGGATCGGCGGGCAGTGCCAGCGCGGTACCGGAGGTGTCGGTGACGCCGGGCAGCTGGCCGTCGGTGATGGCCAGGGTCTCCGGACTGCCGTCGGTGAGCATCCAGGAACCCTCGGGGGTGATGCCGACGGCCACCACCTCGAAGCGTTCCGGGTCGAGGTTGCGCAAAATGCTGCCCGCCGACACACAGGAAATGGCATGTTCGGAGCTACGTCCGCCGTAGACGACGGCAACGCGGACGCGGGATCCGGGCTGATTGCGGGCAGTCACAACCTAGAGAGGCTACCGCCCTGGCCGGACTTCGCCCTTCAGTGCGTCCTGACCTGCGGTTCTACCCGAG encodes:
- a CDS encoding DUF3515 domain-containing protein, whose amino-acid sequence is MTDQQTNDGPPRTLLIAAVVVAVSVLITVLGIAAAHQRSPEHPPVAISSVPAPQANSPECSALLDGLPEQLGDFLRAPTVDPTPVGTAAWQGESGTEPVVLRCGLERPGDFIVGAPVQMVDDVQWFRVSDEGAAPGAAAAGTPDQARSTWYAVDRAVYVALTLPAGSGPTPIQLISAQITRTMPVRPPDPGPLR
- a CDS encoding Lrp/AsnC ligand binding domain-containing protein is translated as MVEAYMLIQTEVGRAEVVAKHLATLPGVQSAEYVTGPYDVVLRVGAATLAALQSDVVPNVQQVAGITRTLTCPIADGAQP
- a CDS encoding D-alanine--D-alanine ligase family protein, with amino-acid sequence MTARNQPGSRVRVAVVYGGRSSEHAISCVSAGSILRNLDPERFEVVAVGITPEGSWMLTDGSPETLAITDGQLPGVTDTSGTALALPADPCRSGQLLSLGSGPGRVLAAVDVVFPVLHGPYGEDGTIQGLLELAGVPYVGSGVFSSAAGMDKEFTKKLLAAEGLPIGDHAVLRPKDATIDLEQRERLGLPVFVKPSRGGSSIGVSRVTTWDELPAAIELARRHDPKVIVEAAIPGRELECGVLEFPDGSVEASTVGEIRVAGVRGREDGFYDFATKYLVDAAELDVPAKLDDDIAEEIRRLAVRAFTALDGQGLARVDFFLTNDGPVINEINTMPGFTTISMFPRMWAASGVNYPTLLAAMVETALARGTGLR